A window of the Loxodonta africana isolate mLoxAfr1 chromosome 3, mLoxAfr1.hap2, whole genome shotgun sequence genome harbors these coding sequences:
- the LOC100653576 gene encoding olfactory receptor 10R2, which yields MAENLTMVTEFLLIGFSSLGEIQLALFVVFLFLYLVILSGNVTIISIIRLDRNLHTPMYFFLGILSTSETFYTFVILPKMLINLLSVARTISYTCCVIQMFFFLGFAITNCLLLGVMGYDRYAAICHPLHYPILMSWQMCGKLAAACGFGGFLASPMVVNLVFSLPFCNANKVNHYFCDISPVIRLACTNTDVHEFVIFICGVLVLVVPFFFVCISYLCILRTILKIPSVEGRKKSFSTCSSHLTVVIIHYGCASFIYLRPTASYVSNKDRLVMVIYTIVTPLLNPMVYSLRNKDVQFALRRVLGKKVTLKSCK from the coding sequence ATGGCAGAAAACCTCACAATGGTCACTGAGTTCCTGTTAATAGGTTTTTCAAGCCTTGGTGAAATTCAGCTTGccctctttgttgtttttctctttctgtatctAGTCATTCTGAGTGGCAACGTCACCATCATCAGTATCATCCGCCTGGATCGAAACCTCCACACACCAATGTACTTCTTCCTTGGCATTCTCTCCACCTCTGAGACTTTCTACACCTTTGTGATTTTACCTAAGATGCTCATCAATCTACTTTCTGTGGCCAGGACAATATCCTACACCTGCTGTGtcattcaaatgttctttttcctTGGCTTTGCTATTACCAACTGCCTGCTATTAGGTGTGATGGGTTATGATCGCTATGCTGCCATTTGTCACCCTCTGCATTACCCAATCCTTATGAGTTGGCAGATGTGTGGAAAACTGGCAGCTGCCTGTGGGTTTGGAGGTTTCTTGGCCTCCCCTATGGTAGTAAATTTAGTTTTTAGCCTTCCTTTCTGTAATGCCAACAAGGTCAACCATTACTTCTGTGACATCTCACCAGTCATTCGTCTGGCTTGCACCAATACCGATGTTCATGAATTTGTCATCTTCATCTGTGGAGTTCTCGTACTTGTGGTGCCTTTCTTCTTTGTGTGTATTTCTTATCTCTGCATCTTGAGGACTATCCTGAAGATTCCCTCAGTTGAGGGGCGGAAGAAATCCTTTTCCACATGTTCCTCTCACCTCACTGTTGTCATTATTCACTATGGTTGTGCTTCCTTCATCTACCTAAGGCCTACAGCAAGCTATGTGTCCAATAAGGACAGGCTAGTGATGGTGATATACACCATTGTCACTCCATTACTAAATCCCATGGTATACAGCCTCAGAAACAAGGATGTCCAGTTTGCTCTCAGAAGAGTGTTAGGAAAGAAAGTAACTTTAAAATCAtgtaaatga